One Telluria mixta DNA window includes the following coding sequences:
- the lpxB gene encoding lipid-A-disaccharide synthase produces MASSDNVKLALVAGEVSGDLLASRLMAGLKPRLPGVAFSGIGGPRMLEQGLVSDVPMDTLTVRGLLPVLLRYRELKGIQNRLRDRLLAERPAAFIGADYPGFNLGLEEQLRAAGIPTVHFVGPQIWAWRGGRIKKIQRAVSHMLVIFPFEEEIYQKAGVPVTYIGHPLAETIPLVPDVVAARRQLGLPENARVVTVMPGSRMSEIKYLTEPYVRTVKLLAARDSSVRFIAPMAGERQKAYFKELVAKAGLQDLPLQLIDGESHACIAAADAVLAASGTATLEVALYKKPMVIAYKVLQAEWLLIRNMGYLPWIGLPNILARDFVVPEFLQHAATPEALAEAVWFQLTDENNRVKLKERFTEMHHSLLRDSARESARAVLQVIGKA; encoded by the coding sequence GTGGCATCGTCCGATAATGTGAAGCTGGCGCTCGTCGCCGGCGAAGTCTCCGGCGACCTGCTCGCGTCGCGCCTGATGGCGGGGCTCAAGCCGCGCCTGCCGGGCGTGGCGTTTTCCGGCATCGGCGGTCCGCGCATGCTGGAGCAGGGTCTCGTATCGGACGTCCCGATGGACACGCTTACCGTGCGGGGCCTGCTGCCGGTGCTGCTGCGCTACCGCGAACTGAAGGGCATCCAGAACCGCCTGCGCGACCGCCTGCTGGCCGAGCGTCCGGCCGCGTTCATCGGTGCGGACTACCCCGGCTTCAACCTGGGACTGGAAGAGCAGCTGCGCGCGGCGGGCATCCCGACCGTGCACTTCGTCGGCCCGCAGATCTGGGCGTGGCGGGGCGGACGCATCAAGAAGATCCAGCGTGCTGTCTCGCACATGCTCGTGATCTTCCCGTTCGAGGAAGAGATTTACCAGAAGGCCGGCGTGCCCGTCACGTACATCGGCCATCCGCTGGCGGAGACGATCCCGCTCGTGCCCGACGTCGTTGCCGCACGCCGCCAGCTCGGCCTGCCCGAGAACGCGCGTGTGGTGACCGTCATGCCGGGCAGCCGCATGTCGGAAATTAAATACCTGACGGAGCCGTACGTCCGCACCGTGAAACTGCTGGCGGCGCGCGATTCGTCCGTGCGCTTCATCGCGCCGATGGCGGGCGAACGCCAGAAGGCGTATTTTAAGGAGCTGGTTGCGAAGGCCGGTTTGCAGGATCTGCCGCTGCAGCTCATCGACGGCGAATCGCACGCGTGCATCGCGGCGGCCGACGCCGTGCTGGCCGCGTCCGGCACCGCCACGCTGGAAGTGGCGCTGTACAAGAAGCCGATGGTGATCGCGTACAAGGTCTTGCAGGCCGAGTGGCTGCTCATCCGGAACATGGGCTACCTGCCGTGGATCGGGCTGCCGAACATCCTGGCGCGCGACTTCGTCGTGCCGGAATTCCTGCAGCACGCGGCGACGCCGGAAGCGCTGGCGGAGGCCGTCTGGTTCCAGCTGACGGACGAGAACAACCGGGTGAAGCTGAAGGAACGCTTCACCGAAATGCATCACAGCCTGCTGCGCGACAGCGCGCGCGAAAGCGCCCGCGCCGTGCTGCAGGTGATAGGCAAAGCATGA
- the rnhB gene encoding ribonuclease HII has product MRKKKFDFYPGLPPKNRPFTLDDIVCGVDEAGRGPLAGPVFAAAVILDPARPIEGLRDSKKLTEARRDELAPLIREHALAWAIAECSHAEIDTLNILQATMLAMRRAVEQLATVPTIALIDGNRCPQFAPHIRAHAVVEGDDKVHAISAASILAKTARDAALVALHETYPQYAFDQHKGYSTALHLARLREHGPSPVHRRTFAPVRALIEPDLFAELA; this is encoded by the coding sequence ATGAGAAAGAAGAAGTTCGATTTTTATCCCGGCCTGCCGCCGAAGAACCGGCCGTTCACGCTGGACGATATCGTCTGCGGCGTGGACGAGGCCGGGCGCGGCCCGCTCGCCGGCCCCGTGTTCGCGGCCGCCGTGATCCTCGATCCGGCCCGCCCGATCGAGGGCTTGCGCGACTCGAAAAAGCTGACGGAAGCGCGCCGCGACGAGCTGGCTCCGCTGATCAGGGAACACGCGCTCGCGTGGGCCATCGCCGAGTGCTCGCACGCGGAAATCGACACGCTGAACATCCTGCAGGCGACGATGCTGGCGATGCGCCGCGCCGTCGAACAGCTGGCGACCGTGCCGACCATCGCCCTCATCGACGGCAACCGCTGCCCGCAGTTCGCGCCGCACATCCGCGCGCATGCGGTGGTGGAAGGCGACGACAAGGTCCACGCGATTTCCGCCGCGTCGATCCTCGCGAAGACGGCGCGCGATGCCGCCCTGGTCGCGCTGCATGAAACGTATCCGCAGTATGCGTTCGACCAGCACAAGGGCTATTCGACGGCGCTGCACCTGGCGCGTTTGCGCGAGCACGGCCCGAGCCCGGTGCACCGGCGTACGTTCGCGCCGGTCCGCGCGCTGATTGAACCGGACCTGTTCGCGGAGCTGGCATGA
- a CDS encoding TrmH family RNA methyltransferase, which yields MKSVTSRDNPFYKELKHLAGSSHALRKAGRSLLDGVHLCQAWLDLVGQPVHCIVSEGALANPEVAAIVDRVTAPATSLPDALFGALSQVEHGIHLLFLVETPRPARPDALVQSAVLLDGVQDPGNAGSILRSAGAAGIKQVYCSPGTASIWSPKVLRAAMGAHFVLEIFENVDLADLIRNADVPVLATSGYASERIYDVDLSGPVAWLLGHEGQGVSDALLNMATHRVAIPHAGAVESLNVAACAAVCFFEQLRQQQQA from the coding sequence ATGAAGAGCGTGACCTCGCGGGACAATCCGTTCTACAAGGAGCTGAAACACCTTGCCGGCAGCAGCCATGCGCTGCGCAAGGCGGGGCGCTCGCTGCTGGACGGCGTCCACCTGTGCCAGGCCTGGCTCGACCTCGTGGGGCAGCCCGTGCACTGCATCGTGTCCGAAGGGGCGCTGGCCAATCCGGAAGTCGCCGCCATCGTCGACCGCGTGACGGCACCGGCCACGTCGCTGCCGGACGCGCTGTTCGGCGCGCTGTCGCAGGTCGAACACGGCATCCACCTGCTGTTCCTCGTCGAGACGCCGCGTCCCGCCCGGCCGGACGCCCTGGTGCAATCGGCCGTGCTGCTGGACGGCGTGCAGGACCCCGGCAATGCCGGCTCCATCCTGCGCAGCGCCGGCGCGGCGGGCATCAAACAGGTGTATTGCAGCCCGGGCACCGCCTCGATCTGGTCGCCGAAGGTGCTGCGCGCCGCGATGGGCGCCCACTTCGTGCTGGAGATCTTCGAAAACGTGGATCTCGCGGACCTCATCCGGAACGCAGATGTGCCCGTGCTGGCGACGAGCGGCTATGCCAGCGAACGGATCTACGACGTGGACCTGTCCGGCCCCGTCGCGTGGCTGCTGGGCCACGAAGGGCAGGGCGTGTCGGACGCGCTGCTGAACATGGCCACGCACCGCGTCGCCATCCCGCATGCGGGCGCCGTGGAATCGCTGAACGTGGCCGCGTGCGCGGCCGTGTGTTTCTTCGAGCAGTTGCGCCAGCAGCAGCAGGCATAG
- a CDS encoding EAL domain-containing response regulator produces MDIGQSQLQSLHFLVAEADPVQRRALIEALGQVGATRVTDVPDGPMALRTLQASFTPKVDVAIIDLDLGGMDGLELLRAIAALKSGVRLIVVGAQPASVLFSVESLAQAHGVDLLGTIAKPVTSTKLRALLENYQAPRRAPAAAPAPSFTFAEVGVGLQKRQFEPFFQPKIELATGQVKGLETFARWRHPEHGVLGPASFIGALEANNRIDFLDWTMLEMSVERCRRYHDQGIPISISLNLAPETLAHPNFIRQVTSTMQRHGVLPDYLTFEMTESSILSFDADFIERLVRLRMMGFGLAIDDYGTGRSNLQILARIPFSELKIDRSFVDGASKKRPLGTVLKSCLGLAHSLDRMSVAVGVETRQDWDFLQGLGCTYAQGYHIANPMPADQFPGWLEDWQHFF; encoded by the coding sequence ATGGACATAGGGCAATCGCAGTTGCAGTCTTTGCACTTCCTGGTTGCGGAAGCGGACCCGGTGCAGCGCCGCGCGCTGATCGAGGCGCTCGGCCAGGTGGGCGCCACGCGCGTCACCGACGTGCCGGACGGCCCGATGGCGCTTCGCACCTTGCAGGCCAGCTTCACGCCGAAGGTGGACGTCGCCATCATCGACCTCGACCTGGGCGGCATGGACGGCCTGGAACTGCTGCGCGCGATTGCCGCGCTGAAATCGGGCGTGCGGCTGATCGTCGTCGGCGCCCAGCCCGCGAGCGTGCTGTTTTCCGTCGAAAGCCTCGCGCAGGCGCATGGTGTCGACCTGCTCGGCACGATCGCCAAACCCGTCACGAGCACGAAACTCAGGGCCTTGCTGGAGAACTACCAGGCCCCGCGGCGCGCGCCGGCGGCAGCGCCCGCCCCCAGTTTCACGTTCGCGGAAGTGGGCGTGGGCCTGCAGAAGCGCCAGTTCGAACCGTTCTTCCAGCCCAAGATCGAGCTGGCGACGGGCCAGGTGAAAGGCCTGGAGACGTTCGCCCGCTGGCGCCATCCCGAGCACGGCGTGCTGGGACCTGCTTCCTTCATCGGCGCGCTGGAAGCGAACAACCGCATCGACTTCCTCGACTGGACGATGCTCGAAATGTCGGTGGAGCGGTGCCGCCGCTACCACGACCAGGGCATCCCGATCTCCATCTCGCTGAACCTGGCGCCCGAAACGCTGGCGCATCCGAATTTCATCCGCCAGGTGACGTCGACGATGCAGCGCCACGGCGTGCTGCCGGATTACCTGACGTTCGAGATGACGGAATCCTCGATCCTCAGCTTCGACGCCGACTTCATCGAACGCCTCGTGCGGCTGCGCATGATGGGCTTCGGCCTCGCCATCGACGACTACGGCACGGGGCGCTCGAACCTGCAGATCCTGGCGCGCATCCCGTTCTCGGAACTCAAGATCGACCGCTCGTTCGTGGATGGCGCGTCGAAAAAGCGCCCGCTGGGCACCGTGCTGAAATCGTGCCTGGGGCTGGCGCACAGTCTCGATCGCATGTCGGTCGCCGTCGGCGTCGAGACGCGGCAGGACTGGGATTTCCTGCAGGGGCTCGGGTGCACGTATGCGCAGGGCTACCACATCGCCAATCCGATGCCGGCCGATCAATTCCCGGGCTGGCTGGAAGACTGGCAGCACTTCTTCTAG
- a CDS encoding DUF2071 domain-containing protein gives MYRHPFPGLPGRVLEGLLNARGLARLRHAVFSRLPFPVLQSDVADVVYVTWMVDARAAAALLPAGLRVWEHDGRTPLTVLTYRHGHFGPVLAGPLRRLFPSPLQSNWRLYLDGPLPPGAPQQTVWFLENMMDSGAYVAVTRLFSDIMRTHRPARFTHGRAGNGFATRIEPGAGSAPALAYTVAPGAQPVLPPAFAAAFGSWDDAVKMLACQDAALGWSARLGKPVLSHIDLPVPLDAVQPLVPAGPVACSLLDNLPAAGEPLCFLVPRVPFRVLSEVVV, from the coding sequence ATGTACCGACATCCTTTCCCTGGCCTGCCGGGACGCGTCCTCGAAGGCCTGCTGAACGCGCGCGGCCTTGCGCGCCTGCGCCACGCGGTGTTTTCACGCCTGCCGTTTCCCGTGCTGCAAAGCGACGTGGCCGACGTCGTCTACGTGACGTGGATGGTCGATGCGCGCGCCGCCGCGGCACTGCTGCCGGCCGGATTGCGCGTGTGGGAACATGACGGCAGGACGCCGCTCACGGTGCTGACGTACCGGCACGGCCATTTCGGCCCGGTGCTGGCGGGGCCGTTGCGGCGCCTGTTTCCGTCGCCGCTGCAGAGCAACTGGCGGCTCTACCTGGACGGCCCGCTGCCGCCGGGCGCGCCGCAGCAAACGGTCTGGTTTTTGGAGAACATGATGGACAGCGGCGCCTATGTGGCGGTCACGCGCCTGTTCAGCGACATCATGCGCACGCACCGGCCGGCGCGCTTTACGCACGGCCGCGCCGGAAACGGGTTCGCGACGCGCATCGAACCCGGCGCTGGCAGCGCGCCCGCATTGGCGTACACGGTGGCACCAGGCGCACAGCCCGTGCTGCCGCCGGCCTTCGCCGCCGCGTTTGGCTCGTGGGACGATGCCGTGAAGATGCTTGCCTGCCAGGATGCGGCGCTGGGCTGGTCGGCGCGGCTCGGGAAGCCCGTGCTGTCCCATATCGACCTGCCGGTCCCGCTCGACGCGGTGCAGCCGCTCGTGCCGGCAGGTCCCGTCGCGTGTTCGCTGCTGGACAATCTGCCGGCCGCCGGAGAACCGCTGTGTTTCCTGGTGCCGCGGGTGCCGTTCAGGGTGCTGTCGGAGGTTGTGGTGTGA
- the ppsR gene encoding posphoenolpyruvate synthetase regulatory kinase/phosphorylase PpsR, which translates to MSIPSTPANPNAARTVFFVSDGTGITAETFGHAVLSQFEMRFRQIRLPFIDTIDKAYAAARRINDAAIADNQRPIVFSTLVKHDLSAVIRAAQGMHMDLFQTFVAPLEQELRVKSTHTIGRIHNVVDTEEYKNRIEAINFSLAHDDGQSHKNLADADVILVGVSRSGKTPTSLYLAMQYGIKAANYPLIPDDFERNKLPSALPQFKHKIFGLTITPERLSEIRNERRAGSKYASLENCRYEVNEAEQLMRREGIRWLSSTTKSIEEIATTILQEIKPDRREY; encoded by the coding sequence ATGTCCATCCCGAGCACCCCAGCCAATCCGAACGCCGCGCGCACCGTTTTCTTCGTCTCCGACGGCACCGGCATCACGGCGGAAACTTTCGGCCACGCGGTGCTGAGCCAGTTCGAGATGCGTTTCCGGCAGATCCGCCTGCCCTTCATCGACACGATCGACAAGGCCTACGCGGCCGCGCGCCGCATCAACGACGCCGCGATCGCCGACAACCAGCGCCCGATCGTGTTTTCCACGCTCGTGAAACACGACCTGTCCGCCGTGATCCGCGCCGCGCAGGGCATGCACATGGATTTGTTCCAGACCTTCGTCGCCCCGCTCGAGCAGGAATTGCGGGTGAAGTCGACGCACACGATCGGCCGCATCCACAACGTCGTCGACACGGAGGAATACAAGAACCGCATCGAGGCCATCAACTTCTCGCTGGCGCACGACGACGGCCAGTCGCACAAGAACCTGGCGGACGCGGACGTGATCCTCGTGGGCGTGTCGCGCTCGGGCAAGACGCCGACGAGCCTGTACCTGGCGATGCAGTACGGAATCAAGGCGGCGAACTACCCGCTGATCCCGGACGATTTCGAACGCAACAAGCTGCCGTCGGCGCTGCCGCAGTTCAAGCACAAGATCTTCGGCCTGACGATCACGCCGGAACGCCTGTCCGAGATCCGCAACGAGCGGCGCGCGGGCAGCAAGTATGCGTCGCTGGAAAATTGCCGCTACGAGGTCAACGAGGCCGAGCAGCTGATGCGGCGCGAAGGAATCCGCTGGCTGTCGTCGACCACCAAGTCGATCGAGGAGATCGCGACCACCATCCTCCAGGAGATCAAGCCGGACCGCCGAGAGTACTAG